The proteins below are encoded in one region of Triticum aestivum cultivar Chinese Spring chromosome 1B, IWGSC CS RefSeq v2.1, whole genome shotgun sequence:
- the LOC123083425 gene encoding flavin-containing monooxygenase FMO GS-OX-like 8, which translates to MVGNGIEAPSQRKKVCVIGAGMAGLASARELRREGQDVMVLEQRGDVGGQWLYDPRVDGTDPLGASEPVKVHSSLYASLRLISARETMGFTDFPFAPKPKDGRDSRRFPDFCDAFGLIELVRLNTSAARVALAPGPTPTRQWTVSSVDLGKCNGTEEEEEVFDAVVVANGHYSQPILPTIKGMQVWRGRQMHSHSYRVPEQFRDEVVVVVGCGLSGMEIAMEVRGVAKEVHLVAKSMEEVTQGLAKVLAKHSVSLHLQLHVERLCPDGRVVFGDGSSVLADTVIYCTGYNYAFPFLDTEGAVTNDDNRVGPLFEHVFPPTLAPSLSFIGIPKKVFAPWFFEAQAKWVAHVLSGKRTLPPEEVMMRSVEEFYHARDIAGVPKKFTHGVSLFDITYKNEFGCKYCDFPGVEKWRQELLMSTLANMVDNLETFRDDYQDSDSIRKGVEE; encoded by the exons ATGGTCGGCAACGGCATCGAGGCGCCATCGCAGCGGAAGAAGGTATGCGTGATCGGGGCCGGGATGGCCGGGCTCGCGTCAGCCCGCGAGCTGCGACGGGAGGGCCAGGACGTGATGGTGCTGGAGCAGCGCGGCGACGTGGGCGGGCAGTGGCTGTACGACCCGAGGGTCGACGGCACTGACCCTCTCGGCGCCTCGGAGCCGGTAAAGGTGCATAGCAGCTTGTACGCATCCCTCCGCCTCATCAGCGCCCGGGAGACCATGGGCTTCACCGACTTCCCCTTCGCGCCCAAGCCCAAGGACGGCCGTGACAGCCGCCGCTTCCCGGACTTCTGCGATGCCTTCGGGCTCATAGAGCTCGTCAGGCTCAACACCAGTGCTGCGCGTGTTGCCTTGGCGCCGGGTCCGACTCCGACGCGGCAGTGGACGGTGAGCTCCGTCGATCTCGGCAAGTGCAATggtaccgaggaggaggaggaggtgttcgaCGCCGTGGTCGTCGCCAATGGCCACTACTCGCAGCCAATATTACCAACAATCAAAGGCATGCAAGTGTGGAGGGGAAGGCAGATGCACAGCCACTCgtacagggtgccggaacagttcCGCgacgaggtggtggtggtggtggggtgcgGCCTCAGCGGCATGGAGATCGCCATGGAGGTCCGCGGGGTGGCCAAGGAGGTGCATCTCGTCGCCAAATCCATGGAGGAGGTAACCCAAGGGCTCGCCAAGGTGCTCGCCAAGCATAGCGTTAGCCTTCACCTACAACTTCAC GTGGAGCGCCTGTGCCCGGACGGGCGGGTGGTGTTCGGCGATGGCTCCAGTGTCCTCGCCGACACGGTCATCTACTGCACAGGGTATAATTACGCTTTCCCGTTCCTGGATACCGAGGGAGCGGTCACCAACGACGACAACCGCGTGGGCCCGCTGTTCGAGCACGTGTTCCCGCCGACGCTGGCGCCATCACTCTCCTTCATCGGTATACCCAAAAAG GTATTTGCTCCTTGGTTCTTCGAGGCTCAAGCGAAATGGGTGGCGCATGTGCTATCtggcaagaggacgctgccgccagAGGAGGTGATGATGCGATCCGTGGAGGAGTTTTACCACGCCAGGGATATCGCTGGCGTGCCCAAGAAGTTCACCCACGGCGTCAGCTTGTTTGACATCACG TACAAGAATGAGTTCGGATGTAAGTACTGCGACTTCCCAGGTGTGGAGAAATGGCGTCAAGAGCTGCTGATGTCGACGCTCGCCAACATGGTAGACAACCTCGAGACCTTCCGCGACGACTACCAGGACAGCGACTCCATCCGCAAGGGTGTGGAGGAGTAG